The Thermococcus sibiricus MM 739 DNA window CAGGATTTGCATTTGTGGTCCAGTATATAGGGGCAAAGCTCTATGATAAGGCTAATAGGGCCGCTGGAGCTTTGTATTCTCTGCTCTTGCTTTTTGCATCTATTACTGCGGTCATCGGTTTCATTATAACTCCTAAAACTTTGGAGTTCATGAAGGTTACACCGAATGTATATCCCTATGCCCTCACATATGTAAGAATAATTTTTGTAGGCATCCCCTTCTCTTTCACTGGGTTTGCATTTAGTGCTCTTGTCACTAAGAGATCTTAAACCGGATTTCGAGTTTTACAAGCGCATATTTAAAGTGGGCCTGCCTGCTGGAGTGGGCCAATCTGCGAACAGTTTTGGATTTGTCATCTTAGCTCGTATAATATTTGGCTTTGGTGATGTTACATACGCTGCTTATACAATTACAACTCGCCTTGTGAACTTTCTCACGAGTATCTCTAGAGGGATAAGCATGGCGATGGGAACTATGATAGCCCAAAACGTAGGAGCCGAGAACTATAAGAGGGCAAAGAAAATTGCCGAGAGGACGATGATAGTAAACGTTGCTATAGCAACTACAGCTGTTATCGTCATTGGGGCTTTAAGAGTACCGATTTTTAGAATTTTCCTCAATGATAAAGCGGTTATTGAGGAAAGTGCAATTGTTTGGAAGTACTTCTTAACCTCAGTACCTTATTTTTTAATGGCATCTTTGTTGTAGTCAATAACGTTTTTAGAGCCTCAGGACATACAAAGAAGAGTATGATGCTTGGAATTCTGAGACTCTGGGGATTGAGAATTCCCCTTAGCTATCTCTTAGGCTACTTGATTCTGGGATCTTCGATAGGAGTCTTCCTTGGGATGGGTCTTAGTAATGTGATTGTTGGGTTTTTTGGTTTTATTTGGTTCTTGAAGGGCACGTGGATGAGAAGAATTATAGAGGAAGAGTAAGTTATCGAAAGGTTTATACTGGAAGTGGTTTTCTATATAGATTGGTGGGGTAATATGGAGTTTCGAAAGATACAATTTACAGGTAGGAGTTCCTACATAATTTCTCTTCCGAAGAAGTGGGTTAAGGAGAATGAATTAAAACAGGGAGATGCAGTTCCAATAGCTATTAATCCTGATGGATCACTCTTGATACTCCCTAAAAAACCTAAGGAAGTAACTGAGAGCAAAGAACTTGTAATTTCCAAAGAGATTTCTCCAGACATGGCGGTTAGATTGCTGATCTCTGCTTATATCCAAGGGTATGACATTATCGATGTCAAATTCACAGAAGACATGCCACTGTATAAAGTAAAAATACGCCAAACGATCCAAAATCTTCCAGGTTTGGAGATAATTTTAGAAGAGCCCCTTAGGATTACAAGCAAGAGCCTGCTGGCAGATGAAGAGGTTAACCTGAAGGAGATAATAGAGCGGTTGGCATCGATCCTAGTTTCTATGATAGAGGATTTGGCACTTATAAATGAGTTTGAGAGAAAGGAGGTTCTCAGAGACATTAATGGCCTTGAGAACGAACTTGACCGGTTTTATTTCCTCACGTTGAGAACTGTAAACAAAGCTCTATCTGGAGGAAGTATAGGAGAAGATAGAGGATTTATTAAAAGGAACTTTGATCTTCTTGGAGTTCTCTTTATAGTACGCAATATTGAGAGGATAGGGGATCATATAGTGAGGATTGCAGAGAACTTTGATCGTGATCTTGATATTGAATACTTGAAGGGAATGATACGTAAAGTAATCTCTCAGATAACTGAGAAGGATCTGAAGAAAATTGACGAAATAATGCTTGAGCTAAAGAATTACATAAAATCAATAGACTACAGAAAATCCATCGCCATGGACAGCTATCGTAGAATACTGGAATATATTGAAAACATAGGAGAAACAATAATTAACATGAGTTTGAGTTGAGAACGTAGGAGATTTTCAATTTTGTACTTTAGGAAATTTTCTGATTTTTTCAAGCCTCGCCCTTTGGGAGGGGAACAGATAGTGGAAGAAGCTATTAAGAATTTTACATAAACTGTTTTTCGTTTCCATAATGCTTTTAACCATTCGAAGACATTATTGGGTGGTGATTTTTGATGGTTGCTATCATTGTTCATGGAGGAGCTGGTACAATAAAGAATAAGGAAAGAATCCCCAAAGTGATGGAGGGGGTAAGAAATGCCGCTTTGATTGGATGGAAGGAGTTAAAAAGAGGTTCAGCTATCGACGCTGTTGAAGAGGCAATCAAAACATTAGAAGATAATCCAATATTTAATGCTGGAACAGGGAGTGTTCTAACATTGGATGGGAAAGTTGAAATGGATGCAGCTATTATGCGATCTAATCTTGAAGCTGGTGCGGTAGCCGGTATCTGGGGGGTAAAAAACCCGATAAGTATTGCAAGAAAGGTCATGGAGAAAACTGATCACGTTCTCCTCGCTGGGGAAGGAGCCGTTAAATTTGCTCGTTTGATGGGATTTGGAGAATATAATCCAATAATTGAGGAAAGAATTGAACAATGGAAAAAGCTTAGAGAAAAACTTCTTGAAAAAGGTATCATTTCTCACTGGAAAAAGATTAGTGAGCTTATAAAGGAATACCCGGAAGTCCTTAGGAGCACTGTTGGTGCTGTGGCATTTGATGGTAAAGAAATAGTTGCAGGTACATCCACTGGAGGAGTTTTCTTAAAGATGTTTGGAAGAGTGGGAGACACTCCAATAATAGGTGCCGGCACTTATGCAAATGAGTTCGCTGGAGTTTCGTGTACAGGACTTGGAGAGGTTGCCATAAAGCTTTCTCTTGCTAAAACTGCTACAGATTTTGTTAGGTTTGGTTTAAATGCTCAAAAGGCAAGTGAAGCTGCAATAGAGCTTGCAACTAGATATTTTGGTTCCGAAAATATGGGAATAATTATGGTGGATAAAAATGGGAACATAGGCTTTGCCAAGAACACAAAACACATGAGTGTTGCATATATGAAGGAAAGCATGGAAGAACCAGAGACGAGAATTTAGGGGGTAAAAAATGGAGAGAAAAGACTTATGGTTTCTCCATTTTTCAGCATTTTTCTTCTTGGGGTATGTTTTAGTGGCTCCGTTAATCTCCCCCTTGGCGATAACGTTTGGGGCCAGTCCTTTTATTGTGGGGATAGTAGCTTCTGTCTCGTCAATTTTTGCACTTATTTTAAAACCCTTAGGGGGTATTTTAGGGGATAAAGGAAAAAGCTTTGAGGTCATGATGGTTGGTGCAATTTTTGGAGCCTTTGCAGGATTTTTTTATATTTTGTCTTTTTTTATTAAGAGTTTAGTTATTTTTGCGGTAGGTAGAGCATTGCATGGAGTTGCAGCAGCATTTTTCTTCCCTTCTTCTCTCTCGACCGCTATCACCCTTGCTCCAAAAGGTAGGGTTGGAGAGACACTTGGATGGAGAGGAACGATGTTTTCTGTGAGTCAACTCCTTGGGCCAGCTGTGGGGGGTTTTGTTGCAGAGTACTTGGGATTTCATTCCGCATTTATTTTAACCGTCATTCTTTCTTTAATAGGATTTTTCTTTGTTTTAACTGCATACAGAGAGATTAAAAACAAAATGCATGTCAAAGAAGAAGCGGAAGGAAAGATATCTTATAAAGAGCTTGTTAACCTCTCATTTATTTTTGCAGCGGTCTCATTATTTTTCATGGTCTTTGCATACAGTGGGATGTATACTTTTCTTCCTGCATATTACAAGCTTTTAGGATTTGGTACAAGTGTTTTTGGAGTTTATGCTAGTGTAATGGGTGGTTTTAGCATTTTAACAAGGGTTTTTGGTGGAAGGGAGGCTGATAAGAGGGGCCCAGTCCCTGTGGCGTTAGTGGGATTGCTTCTAAGTTCGATATCTTATGCTATTCTAGTTATATATCTCCTACCCCCGGAAGCATATCTAAGTGCGGCTATCTTGGGAATGGGATTTGGATTGGCTGTTCCAGCTCTTCAGATGTTAGCTTTGGTAAATCTTCCCAAGAGCATCCGGGGAATAGGTTCAAGCATATATACGATGTTTTTTGATTTGGGTTATCTATCAGGACCTTTGGTCCTTGGATACCTCGCAGAAAGTGAGAGTTATAAATCGGTGTTCTTCTTTCTCCCTATATTAACATTTTTATCCTTACTAAACCTTATGATTCTTAGATTATGGAGGAGGAAAAAGGTATGAAAATAAGGGTTTCATATGGAACAGCAATAATGTTGGGGTTGAAAAGGGGCCAAATGTTAGCAAGGCCAACAACAGCATATTTTATGACATATCATGAAGGAAGATGTATTAATAATTGTGCTTTTTGTGTACAGGCGAGGAAAAGTAGGGCCGATATAGAAAAACTTTCAAGGATAACTTGGCCAGTATTTGACTTAGAAGATGTAGTCTCTAAGCTTGAGAAAACGAAATTTGCAAGACTATGCATCCAAACTATAGATTATCCTGCCCTTAAAGAAGATGTTGTATCAATTCTTGAGAGTCTTTCTCCCATTGGTTTACCGGTCTCTCTTTCAATTACACCAGTGGAGGAGGCATCCCTTAAAACATTCAAAAAACTGGGTGTTGACTACATAGGAGTGGGCTTGGATGCTGCGAGTGAGGAGATTTATAATAAGGTAAAGGATTCATATTATTCTTGGAGTGAAATGTGGAACTTTGCAGAGGGTGTTATAAAGATTTTTGGAGAGAAGAAGGCATTCATTCATTTGATATTCGGACTGGGGGAGACTGAGGAGGCCTTTTTGAGTACAATTCAGGAGGCATATGATATTGGGGCAGAAGTGTCTATATTTGCATTTACTCCTATTAAAGGGACTGCTTTAGAGAATAAGACATCCCCAAGTCTTTACAGATATAGATTAATGCAAATAGGCCTTTATTTAATTAAAAATGGGATAAAAAGAGTTGAAGATTTTGAATTTAGAAAGGGGATGATTGTTGATTTTGGGTTTTCACGAGAGGAGCTTTTAGAAGTTCTTAGCGAAAGAGTTTTCACGACTCATGGATGTCCTGGGTGTAATAGGCCTTATTACAACGAAAAACCAAGCAAAGAACCTTACAACTTCCCTGTAAGACCTGAAAAAGAGTACTTGAATAAATTGCTTAAGAAATTGTTCTAATCTTCTAGGAGTGAATATAAGATGTTTTTAAGTTCATCTGTTTTTAATTTATCCGCTGTTAAGTAGACTTCTTTGTAGTTTTCTCTTGCTAGGGCATTTAGGGCTTTTGAAAAGTAATATAATTCCTCATTTTTGTCCTCTATCTTGTGAAAACTGTCAGTGAGATCGCTTAATCTTCCACTTTTCTTTATTATTGCAAGAATACTTCTCACTCTTTCCACTCCTAGAAGGTACACCTCCTGATTTGGAGCATGTAAAAGAGCTTTAAATGCACTATCCATTGCGCTTTTATAGTCTTCTTTCTCTATATAGACTTTCACTAAACCGAAACAGGCTTCAAAATACAGCCATGGGTGGGGATCCTCTGTCAATCTTATAATATTTTCAAATTTTTCCTTTGCTACATCTAACTTTTTATCCTTTAGGGTTTTCTGGGCCTCTTTGAAAATGCTTATTGCAAGTT harbors:
- a CDS encoding MFS transporter; the encoded protein is MERKDLWFLHFSAFFFLGYVLVAPLISPLAITFGASPFIVGIVASVSSIFALILKPLGGILGDKGKSFEVMMVGAIFGAFAGFFYILSFFIKSLVIFAVGRALHGVAAAFFFPSSLSTAITLAPKGRVGETLGWRGTMFSVSQLLGPAVGGFVAEYLGFHSAFILTVILSLIGFFFVLTAYREIKNKMHVKEEAEGKISYKELVNLSFIFAAVSLFFMVFAYSGMYTFLPAYYKLLGFGTSVFGVYASVMGGFSILTRVFGGREADKRGPVPVALVGLLLSSISYAILVIYLLPPEAYLSAAILGMGFGLAVPALQMLALVNLPKSIRGIGSSIYTMFFDLGYLSGPLVLGYLAESESYKSVFFFLPILTFLSLLNLMILRLWRRKKV
- a CDS encoding isoaspartyl peptidase/L-asparaginase family protein, coding for MVAIIVHGGAGTIKNKERIPKVMEGVRNAALIGWKELKRGSAIDAVEEAIKTLEDNPIFNAGTGSVLTLDGKVEMDAAIMRSNLEAGAVAGIWGVKNPISIARKVMEKTDHVLLAGEGAVKFARLMGFGEYNPIIEERIEQWKKLREKLLEKGIISHWKKISELIKEYPEVLRSTVGAVAFDGKEIVAGTSTGGVFLKMFGRVGDTPIIGAGTYANEFAGVSCTGLGEVAIKLSLAKTATDFVRFGLNAQKASEAAIELATRYFGSENMGIIMVDKNGNIGFAKNTKHMSVAYMKESMEEPETRI
- a CDS encoding radical SAM protein, producing MKIRVSYGTAIMLGLKRGQMLARPTTAYFMTYHEGRCINNCAFCVQARKSRADIEKLSRITWPVFDLEDVVSKLEKTKFARLCIQTIDYPALKEDVVSILESLSPIGLPVSLSITPVEEASLKTFKKLGVDYIGVGLDAASEEIYNKVKDSYYSWSEMWNFAEGVIKIFGEKKAFIHLIFGLGETEEAFLSTIQEAYDIGAEVSIFAFTPIKGTALENKTSPSLYRYRLMQIGLYLIKNGIKRVEDFEFRKGMIVDFGFSREELLEVLSERVFTTHGCPGCNRPYYNEKPSKEPYNFPVRPEKEYLNKLLKKLF
- a CDS encoding phosphate signaling complex PhoU family protein, with protein sequence MEFRKIQFTGRSSYIISLPKKWVKENELKQGDAVPIAINPDGSLLILPKKPKEVTESKELVISKEISPDMAVRLLISAYIQGYDIIDVKFTEDMPLYKVKIRQTIQNLPGLEIILEEPLRITSKSLLADEEVNLKEIIERLASILVSMIEDLALINEFERKEVLRDINGLENELDRFYFLTLRTVNKALSGGSIGEDRGFIKRNFDLLGVLFIVRNIERIGDHIVRIAENFDRDLDIEYLKGMIRKVISQITEKDLKKIDEIMLELKNYIKSIDYRKSIAMDSYRRILEYIENIGETIINMSLS